The following are from one region of the Camelus ferus isolate YT-003-E chromosome 13, BCGSAC_Cfer_1.0, whole genome shotgun sequence genome:
- the PAQR7 gene encoding membrane progestin receptor alpha isoform X1, whose amino-acid sequence MGQSLTGWVSRVQTRELAVQVDRKSEPLSWSLCWTATSALWASESPSVRGPQELSRLLSPVWVSLSPPREPVASACHMWTRCGRGCWRPARRELWASEIALVGAGGSPALSTESRASPLPPAAAPPFPGSGRGLRPAAPLTAGSLPRRRRPLVAPQLPAWVTAMATMVAQKLSHLLTSLRQDYQKPQPSVQPEPVFTVDRAEVPPLFWKPYIYVGYRPLHQTWRFYFRTLFQQHNEAVNVWTHLLAALVLLLRLAVFVGTVDFWGDPHALPLFIIVLASFTYLSLSALAHLLQAKSEFWHYSFFFLDYVGVAVYQFGSALAHFYYAIEPAWHAQVQAIFLPMAAFLAWLSCTGSCYNKYIQKPGLLGRTCQEVPSALAYALDISPVAHRILVSPNPAVDDPALLYHKCQVVFFLLAAAFFSAFMPERWFPGSCHVFGQGHQLFHVFLVLCTLAQLEAVALDYEARRPIYEPLHTRWPHNFSGLFLLTVGSSILTAFLLSQLVRRKLDLDQKTQ is encoded by the exons ATGGGACAATCCCTCACAGGCTGG GTCAGTCGGGTCCAGACTCGGGAGCTTGCGGTTCAAGTCGACCGGAAATCGGAACCGCTCAGCTGGAGCCTCTGCTGGACAGCCACTTCTGCCCTCTGGGCCTCCGAGTCTCCATCTGTACGAGGACCACAGGAACTCTCAAGACTGTTGTCGCCGGTGTGGGTGAGCCTGTCGCCTCCGCGTGAGCCTGTCGCCTCCGCGTGCCACATGTGGACGCGGTGTGGGAGAGGCTGCTGGCGCCCAGCCAGGCGGGAGCTGTGGGCGAGTGAGATTGCCCTCGTCGGGGCGGGAGGCAGCCCGGCCCTGAGCACCGAGTCCCGAGCGAGCCCACTCCCGCCCGCCGCcgctccgcctttccccggctccgGGCGGGGCCTCCGCCCGGCTGCCCCGTTAACTGCCGGCTCACTGCCCAGACGTCGACGGCCTCTCGTAGCTCCGCAG ctccctgcctgggTCACAGCCATGGCCACAATGGTGGCCCAGAAGCTCAGCCACCTCCTAACCAGTTTGCGGCAGGACTACCAGAAGCCTCAGCCGTCTGTGCAGCCAGAGCCTGTATTCACGGTGGACCGAGCCGAAGTACCACCCCTCTTCTGGAAGCCATACATCTATGTGGGCTACCGGCCGCTGCATCAGACCTGGCGCTTCTATTTCCGCACGCTTTTCCAGCAGCACAATGAGGCGGTGAACGTCTGGACCCACCTGCTGGCGgccctggtgctgctgctgcggCTGGCCGTCTTTGTGGGGACTGTGGACTTCTGGGGAGACCCGCACGCCCTGCCTCTCTTTATCATTGTCCTCGCCTCCTTCACCTACCTCTCCCTCAGTGCCTTGGCTCACCTCCTGCAGGCCAAGTCCGAGTTCTGGCATTATAGCTTCTTCTTCCTGGACTATGTGGGTGTGGCTGTGTACCAGTTTGGCAGCGCCCTGGCACACTTTTACTATGCCATTGAGCCCGCCTGGCATGCCCAAGTGCAGGCCATTTTCTTGCCCATGGCCGCCTTTCTTGCCTGGCTTTCCTGCACTGGCTCCTGCTATAACAAGTACATCCAGAAGCCCGGCCTGTTGGGCCGCACTTGCCAGGAGGTGCCCTCGGCACTGGCCTACGCATTGGACATCAGCCCTGTGGCGCACCGCATCCTCGTGTCCCCTAACCCTGCCGTGGACGACCCAGCTCTTCTCTACCACAAATGCCAGGTGGTCTTTTTTCTGCTAGCTGCTGCTTTCTTCTCGGCCTTCATGCCTGAGCGCTGGTTCCCTGGCAGCTGCCACGTCTTTGGGCAGGGCCATCAGCTCTTCCATGTCTTCTTGGTTCTGTGCACACTGGCTCAGCTGGAGGCTGTGGCACTGGACTACGAGGCCCGGCGACCCATCTATGAGCCTCTGCACACCCGCTGGCCCCACAACTTCTCTGGCCTCTTTTTGCTCACTGTAGGCAGCAGCATCCTCACCGCGTTCCTCCTGAGCCAGCTGGTACGGCGCAAACTCGATCTGGATCAGAAGACTCAGTGA
- the PAQR7 gene encoding membrane progestin receptor alpha isoform X3, whose translation MATMVAQKLSHLLTSLRQDYQKPQPSVQPEPVFTVDRAEVPPLFWKPYIYVGYRPLHQTWRFYFRTLFQQHNEAVNVWTHLLAALVLLLRLAVFVGTVDFWGDPHALPLFIIVLASFTYLSLSALAHLLQAKSEFWHYSFFFLDYVGVAVYQFGSALAHFYYAIEPAWHAQVQAIFLPMAAFLAWLSCTGSCYNKYIQKPGLLGRTCQEVPSALAYALDISPVAHRILVSPNPAVDDPALLYHKCQVVFFLLAAAFFSAFMPERWFPGSCHVFGQGHQLFHVFLVLCTLAQLEAVALDYEARRPIYEPLHTRWPHNFSGLFLLTVGSSILTAFLLSQLVRRKLDLDQKTQ comes from the coding sequence ATGGCCACAATGGTGGCCCAGAAGCTCAGCCACCTCCTAACCAGTTTGCGGCAGGACTACCAGAAGCCTCAGCCGTCTGTGCAGCCAGAGCCTGTATTCACGGTGGACCGAGCCGAAGTACCACCCCTCTTCTGGAAGCCATACATCTATGTGGGCTACCGGCCGCTGCATCAGACCTGGCGCTTCTATTTCCGCACGCTTTTCCAGCAGCACAATGAGGCGGTGAACGTCTGGACCCACCTGCTGGCGgccctggtgctgctgctgcggCTGGCCGTCTTTGTGGGGACTGTGGACTTCTGGGGAGACCCGCACGCCCTGCCTCTCTTTATCATTGTCCTCGCCTCCTTCACCTACCTCTCCCTCAGTGCCTTGGCTCACCTCCTGCAGGCCAAGTCCGAGTTCTGGCATTATAGCTTCTTCTTCCTGGACTATGTGGGTGTGGCTGTGTACCAGTTTGGCAGCGCCCTGGCACACTTTTACTATGCCATTGAGCCCGCCTGGCATGCCCAAGTGCAGGCCATTTTCTTGCCCATGGCCGCCTTTCTTGCCTGGCTTTCCTGCACTGGCTCCTGCTATAACAAGTACATCCAGAAGCCCGGCCTGTTGGGCCGCACTTGCCAGGAGGTGCCCTCGGCACTGGCCTACGCATTGGACATCAGCCCTGTGGCGCACCGCATCCTCGTGTCCCCTAACCCTGCCGTGGACGACCCAGCTCTTCTCTACCACAAATGCCAGGTGGTCTTTTTTCTGCTAGCTGCTGCTTTCTTCTCGGCCTTCATGCCTGAGCGCTGGTTCCCTGGCAGCTGCCACGTCTTTGGGCAGGGCCATCAGCTCTTCCATGTCTTCTTGGTTCTGTGCACACTGGCTCAGCTGGAGGCTGTGGCACTGGACTACGAGGCCCGGCGACCCATCTATGAGCCTCTGCACACCCGCTGGCCCCACAACTTCTCTGGCCTCTTTTTGCTCACTGTAGGCAGCAGCATCCTCACCGCGTTCCTCCTGAGCCAGCTGGTACGGCGCAAACTCGATCTGGATCAGAAGACTCAGTGA
- the PAQR7 gene encoding membrane progestin receptor alpha isoform X2, producing the protein MELAELPAWVTAMATMVAQKLSHLLTSLRQDYQKPQPSVQPEPVFTVDRAEVPPLFWKPYIYVGYRPLHQTWRFYFRTLFQQHNEAVNVWTHLLAALVLLLRLAVFVGTVDFWGDPHALPLFIIVLASFTYLSLSALAHLLQAKSEFWHYSFFFLDYVGVAVYQFGSALAHFYYAIEPAWHAQVQAIFLPMAAFLAWLSCTGSCYNKYIQKPGLLGRTCQEVPSALAYALDISPVAHRILVSPNPAVDDPALLYHKCQVVFFLLAAAFFSAFMPERWFPGSCHVFGQGHQLFHVFLVLCTLAQLEAVALDYEARRPIYEPLHTRWPHNFSGLFLLTVGSSILTAFLLSQLVRRKLDLDQKTQ; encoded by the exons ATGGAGTTGGCTGAG ctccctgcctgggTCACAGCCATGGCCACAATGGTGGCCCAGAAGCTCAGCCACCTCCTAACCAGTTTGCGGCAGGACTACCAGAAGCCTCAGCCGTCTGTGCAGCCAGAGCCTGTATTCACGGTGGACCGAGCCGAAGTACCACCCCTCTTCTGGAAGCCATACATCTATGTGGGCTACCGGCCGCTGCATCAGACCTGGCGCTTCTATTTCCGCACGCTTTTCCAGCAGCACAATGAGGCGGTGAACGTCTGGACCCACCTGCTGGCGgccctggtgctgctgctgcggCTGGCCGTCTTTGTGGGGACTGTGGACTTCTGGGGAGACCCGCACGCCCTGCCTCTCTTTATCATTGTCCTCGCCTCCTTCACCTACCTCTCCCTCAGTGCCTTGGCTCACCTCCTGCAGGCCAAGTCCGAGTTCTGGCATTATAGCTTCTTCTTCCTGGACTATGTGGGTGTGGCTGTGTACCAGTTTGGCAGCGCCCTGGCACACTTTTACTATGCCATTGAGCCCGCCTGGCATGCCCAAGTGCAGGCCATTTTCTTGCCCATGGCCGCCTTTCTTGCCTGGCTTTCCTGCACTGGCTCCTGCTATAACAAGTACATCCAGAAGCCCGGCCTGTTGGGCCGCACTTGCCAGGAGGTGCCCTCGGCACTGGCCTACGCATTGGACATCAGCCCTGTGGCGCACCGCATCCTCGTGTCCCCTAACCCTGCCGTGGACGACCCAGCTCTTCTCTACCACAAATGCCAGGTGGTCTTTTTTCTGCTAGCTGCTGCTTTCTTCTCGGCCTTCATGCCTGAGCGCTGGTTCCCTGGCAGCTGCCACGTCTTTGGGCAGGGCCATCAGCTCTTCCATGTCTTCTTGGTTCTGTGCACACTGGCTCAGCTGGAGGCTGTGGCACTGGACTACGAGGCCCGGCGACCCATCTATGAGCCTCTGCACACCCGCTGGCCCCACAACTTCTCTGGCCTCTTTTTGCTCACTGTAGGCAGCAGCATCCTCACCGCGTTCCTCCTGAGCCAGCTGGTACGGCGCAAACTCGATCTGGATCAGAAGACTCAGTGA